A stretch of DNA from Mus musculus strain C57BL/6J chromosome 6, GRCm38.p6 C57BL/6J:
AGTGATTGGAGTTGATGGGACCGGGGAACAGCGAACTAGGCTGCTGACCAATCAGCGTCCAAAAGAGAGACCAGGGAACCAAGGTTCTGCGGTCACACGCCGCGGAGTCTAGTGGGAGGAGCAGTTGCTCAGCAGGCTCTCGCTGCTTCCTGTTTCCGGCTTCTGGAGCGGGGCGCATTGAGGCGCCTAGGGAAGCGCTGGCTTCAGAGAGGAATCGAGGGACTGGGGTCTGCGCCCCCGCACCCCTGATCTCCGGACGCGTCTTCCAACCTCAGAGACACATTCTTGGGGGCTTCTGAGCCGCGGTTGCTCTGTTTTCCCGTGACACGTGAGTGTTGGGGGCGTGGAGGAAGCGGGCTGGGGTCCTCGCACACCTCTGTACTGAAGGAGGTGCGGACCAGGACTCTCGCTTGGCCGTGGTTCTGGCTGGAGATCCTGCTAGGGAGCCCTAGGGAGGACTTGAGGCAAAAGGCATGAGAACGGAGAACGCCAGACTTCTAGGAGTGAGGAAGAGGAGTTCCAAGATCAGAGAGGGATTTGAGATGTTTTGAAGGTTGGAAAAGGAAAGTGCTCATGTGTGAAGTGTTAACTGGATTCTTGTAGAGAGAATTTTGACCTGTATCGTGGGAGTAAAGTGGCGTCATGGCGTCATTTGGGGGTAAGGTATGACTTTGAGTAGATAGAAGGCGAGAATTTCCAGACTCCTGGAAGAAGTTCGAGGAAGGTCTGTTAGCATGGTGTGGAAAAGAGTGACAAGAGTGTCTTGTGTTTCTGTGGAGACTTTGAAGCACAGAACTACCTCCTTGGGGCACTTTAAACATTGGGCCTTTCTGCCAGTTGAGACTGATCTTAAACGTGTTGGCTGCAATGAAccaggaggaagaaaataaagccCTCCATTAGAAAATGGAAAACGGCCATGAGTGGAAAAATGCGTGCAGGGCTGAATGAGGTCAGCAGTTTCCCAACCCCTAACTTAGTCACTCGGCGTCCTATAGAGAATGTTTCAGCATTGCCACTAGATCTGTCTCTATAGAATAAGAAAGGGGAATTCTCAAGAGCCTAAGATCCTGTTTTACAGCGTCTGAGAGTTATAAGTGCTTGCACTCTGGGGATCTCTTTGGACCATGCTAAATAGGAACTGCCCAGCTTTCAGTTTTATCCTGCTCTCTATTTGGGCCTGTATTTATCAGAAGTTTGACCACAAATGCCTTCATGGCATTAAGTCATCCAGGTTGATTTAATATTTGTGTAGCCTAGGACAAGTAACTCAGTGAGCAACTCTAAGCGTCAGACCCCTCATCTTTTCTAGGCTGTGTAACTAACACAATGCAGGCATAGCATTTCAAACATACACCACACTGAATCAAGGAGAAGCAGCTCAAAATTAGACTCAAATCTTAAGCTGGGAGAAGTGTAAAGTTATTCTTCTACTAACTTTTTGAACGTTTAAGCAAATGACAAACAGTTCCACTCATCCAGTGCCTACCGtggcttgttttaattttttcatccTGTCCCAATTTTGTGAAATTCTTTGCCCTAATTTGGGAAGAGAAAGCAGCAACAGTTAACAAATGAGGAAATAACTTGGAGGCCAGAGTGCACAGCATTCATTCTGTGAGAGCATCCCTCCAGGATATGTCCTGGGGAGCAAGCGCCTCAGAGCCCAGAatgttactttttttaaattaaatcctGAGAGAACTTGCAGAAAATGGCACCGAGTAGGTTAACAGAGGAGCTCTAGGTGAGGTGACCGGTTGAGCAATAGCTGAGCTCAGGGGAGGGGAGAGCTTAAACCTGGGCTCCTTGTTACAGTTAACTTCCAACTTCCTGGTctgttttaaaaaggagaaaggcaGCTCTGGGTTGGCTCCCTTCTGGATAGATGACTCTGGAGCCATCCATCTTACTCCATTAGCTGTGTCAGTGGCATTTGTTCTGTTTGTCCTGTAATTTTTACTTGTGAAACAGAGACCGTTAAGTTTAATACATGGTTTGGAGAGGATTGACTAGTTAATGTCTGGTAGCATTTCAGAGAGTGCCTGGCTGAAGGCTGTCCCTCTGCTGCACATGTTCTGTAATGTCCTATCTGAGATGAGTTAGGAGTGCCTTTGACCTCTTGGCTACGTGTGATTACTGGGTGGAAATAAATGCCTTGTAAATGTTTGTATTGGTGAGTTgatgtggggggcgggggagtaTGGGTAAGTGTGTTACCCTCCCTGCATATGGGAAATGGAAACTCAGATGTACCTTTcagggagaaagggaaatgaaTTTAGAGCACAGGGTTAGAGCTTTCACTCTCTTGTGGAGAATGTCTGGAAGAGTTAACTGTcaaaaaaagagtaaaaccattataaaataaacaatgtcAATGGCCTGAAGGGTTACTAATAGATACTAGTAGAAGCCTTGTGCAAGCATCAGTCACTATGGCCTAACTATGAAGGTAGCCAGCTTTTCAACATTGAAATAGAACATTGTCATCCACGAATATGTTGGGCTGCATTCACAGGTATCAGGGGATATATGTGTCCAATGGGCCATAGTTTGGATGGGCCTGTTAGAATAATACAAACAGAAAGTGAACTCAGAACTTTAGAGTGTAAAAAGACAGCCATCTTACTGAAAGTTTAGCTGGCCTTAAGATTTGTGACTTGAAGGGGCGAGGTAGATTTAGGAAGACTTCTGGTCACTCCTTTTGACCCAGtgagttttcttctgtgattgggtgatttttttttttttttccccagagaaaTGGCACATAAGTAATTGAGGTGAGTTAAGGTACTATGGCTGCTTCACCCACATTCCACATGCTTCCAGTGAATGTGAAGAAAGATTGTTGGATGTTCCCTACTGATATGTTAGGGCCCAGCAAAGTCaagcttctctctcttccttacaTTTTTCATAATAACTTCAAGCTAGGATCTGTGTAAACCATGATGGGATGTTCCAGGGAAGGCCACTGACTTAGGCTTTATTTATAAACTAGTATTTGACTTTGAAAAATGGGATACTACAACATAAATTCATCAAACAGTAACAATGCAAAGATGGGTGCACCCTGGCTTATATTTTCTTCCTCTTaacatccccctcccccatttgtttcgctgggttttgggttttagaggtttttgagacaggttgtcTCACCAAGTATCtcttgctggcctcaaattcacagaggtccatctgcatctgcctctgagtgtggagattaaaggcatttggCTCTACACTGAGCCCCCGTTTGTTTTGAAGCAGTCATGCTTTTTGCAGAGTCAAAATGCCATTATTTTTTGCACAGTTGTGTGATtgatctgttttgtttctctcctgATCCTGCCTTCACCTTCAACACACTCTTCCAAAAGAATGTTCCCCTTCTCTGGCTGCTGGAGGACTGAACTGTTATTGTTGCTACTCCTGGCTGTGGCTGTGAGAGAATCCTGGCAGATAGAAGAAAAATCGTGTGACCTGGTAGGAGAGAAGGATAAGGAGTCAAAGAACGAGGTGGCTCTCCTGGAGAGGTTACGGCCACTGTTTAACAAAAGGTAAAGAACCcaatggggggctggagagatgcctcagcggttaagagcaatgactgctcttccgaaggtcctgagttcaaatcccagcaaccacatggtggctcacaaccatctgtaatgagatctgatgccctcttctagggtgtctgaaaacagctacagtatgcttacatataataaataaatctttaaaaaaaaaaaaaaaagaacctgagaGGGAAGAAACTATCTAAGGGTCTAAGGGTCTTTTCTCTTTCATGAGTTTACTTTAGGTTTAATGTGGAAGGGGTGCGGTACAGGCTCTAATGTGAACTTTAGCAACTCTTAGTTTTATTTGGCTGTAATACATCCCCTTCTTTGATACCAAGTTCACAGCCATGATACTATgtatgtttttcttctctttcacagAAAAGTATCAGTTTCTAAAGACAGGGTCTAAAACACCAGCTTGTAGAAATTGGAACATTACTTGATGGCTTCATATAAGACTTTAGAAACCTCAAACAGACACATGTAAACATATGCATGTCTAAGTATGTCTTCCTCTGTGTCAGGGAATCTTCAGATAAACATGAAAATGATCTTTAAACATAGGACTATCCCATGAAAACAGACAAACCCTTGCTGTGGGGAAACAGCTAACACTTTTATGTAGCTAGAATGGGTATTGCTGTCTTGGATGGTATGTTTGAACTTATTATCAACAAGTAGGACAGTCTATGGGGCCACAAATAACTCATAATTCAATGATGTTATGCCTTTGATAGGAGGAGGGAGACTGCTTTCCTGAGCATGGTAACTAGTAatcctgttctttttctcttcctccttttcttgtaTAGTTTTGAGAGTACTGTGGGCCAGGGCTCAGACACATACAGCTACATATTCAGAGTATGCCGGGAAGCTAGCAACCACTCCTCTGGAGCAGGCCTGGTCCAGATCAACAAAAGCAATGACAAGGAGACAGTGGTTGGGAGAATCAACGAGACTCACATCTTCAATGGAAGTAAGATATTTCCTGCTGACTAATCCCAAGTCAGCCCTCCAGTAATCCTGTCTGAGTTGGCCTTCTCCAGCTTTCTGTATGCCGTGCTTTATGGAATTGGTCTAGACTGTAGCTCACAGTGCCCAGTTCAGAGCTGCTCAGGGCACCTCTGTGCTTGAAGACAGTGCGAAACTTTGATAAAGAGAATGTAAGATTGGACACACAGTTCAAGGTAGAGCATTTGCCCACATGCACAAAGTTCTGACATTGATCCTTAATACCAcaaaaaaggaagacagaagaaaaggatGGAAAAGGAAATATGACTATGACTGACTGAGAATGATTGACTCTAGCCAGAATTTTACACAGTCTGCAGTCCCTGCCAGTCACCCAAATACTCAACCAGTTCCATACCAGCCACTGCCATTTCTCATCCAATTAACCACTATTGAATCTTAAGATAACTTTTTTTGTGCAAACCAGTAAGTCTATttaaggggggaaaaaaccctCTGCCTAGTTGTACTAACGACTGTATTTTTCAAATGTCATGAAAGTATATGCTGGAGGGGAGCACCTGTGGTCTGATTTCTTCCCATAACAGATAAATTATCCAGTGTAGATATTGACTATGTAAAGAATAAAACAAGTTCTTGACCCAGACTCTCTCCTAGTGCGATGGTGTTTCAGTCACTATTCTCTTGctataaacagacaccatgatcaagagaaagcatttaattggaggcttacattttcagaggttagTGCATTATCACCACAAAGGGGAGCATGACAGTACACAGgtacacatggtgctggagaagtagctcagaGTTCTATGTCCTGATCTGGGTAAAAAGATGGGGAAAGACTCTGGGCCTtgcatgggtttttgaaacctcaaacccaccccagtgacgtacttcctccaaaaggccacaccccctaatcttTACAATCCTTTCAGACAGTTCCATGCCATAGTGACTTAACCAGTCAAATATATGGGGCCActcttattcagaccaccacagatggCTTTAAGACACCAGCTCACTAATCTTAAAATCTTGTTTTCTCATATGCAAAGTTGAAAGAATCCTTAACTTGGTTGTCAGTCAAACAGTATTTTACAGAGAATGTTAATCATAGTAAATAAATACTTAGAGTCCCTGCTGCCTGGCAATCTTGTGGAATCCCCTCTTCTTTTGCATTGTGTTGAGAAAATGCACATCAGTGTTAAAAGCTTGCATAGAAACTGTCTTTGCAGTCTCTCGCCTGCCTTTAGTATAGAAAAGAATAAGGTTAATCTTACATATCTGGTCATTGCTCTCTTAAAACAAGGGAACAAAAGTTTTCTTAAGAAACAAGTTTTAAGGCCAGGTAAGGAGGCTCATGTCTGTGATCTcaaaacttgggaggcaaaggcaggaagatcacaagttggaggccagccagagctacatagcaaaactcatcttttaaaaaagaaagattttaatTTAGCATTCAGATAAACAGATCGTATCAATTATCATTAACTAAAAATGGTTCCAGTAGCTTATTCCACACCATCATGCTACCCACTGTTGCCTCTGCTTTCCCTGCTCTCCGTAGTGCTCTCCATTGTTCTTGTCCCTCCTCAGGTAATTGGATCATGCTGATATATAAAGGGGGTGATGAATATGACAACCACTGTGGCAAAGAGCAGCGCCGTGCAGTGGTGATGATCTCCTGCAATCGGCACACACTAGCGGTAAGGTGTCCTGGGACAGCTTGGGACCAGGAGCTGCAAATGATTGGGCTTTATGCATTTATCAGAGGCAGTCTTGTTTGTTGGATGCAAGTTGAAAGAAGGCATACGTAATTattgtttggtcttctcatcatCAGGCTAATTTTAACCCAGTGTCTGAGGAACGAGGCAAAGTCCAGGATTGCTTCTACCTCTTTGAGATGGATAGCAGCCTGGCCTGTTCACCAGAGGTCTCACACCTCAGTGTGGGCTCGATCTTACTTGTCATGTGAGTACTTTGTACCCTCTCAGTAGCTGCGTGTGCTGACATATACTAAATTAGAGATGACTCACTGATATGACTATACACGTTCAAAGAAATTAAGCTGGGGAGTATAGCTTGGTGGCTAAGTGTTTGATCAGTATGCacgaggtcctgtgttcaatccctgacagtagtaaagaaaaatataaaacatttttgaaGACAGTCTTATGTATGTGTAGCtatagctggcctcaaactcagaagaatTTCTGTCTTCCATGAGCTGATATTAAAGATGTACCTGATCAGACCTGGCTTCTTAAAAAATGGTTTAGTCCCAATAATAGTGATCCATGGCTATTTGAGTCACATACTAAGTTCCTGCCCCCTCTTCTAGGTGTTTGACACAGCACTCCTAAGCAGTTTTTCTAAGGAGCTACCAGCCCTGTTTGTTTAGAGTATAGCTTAGGAAACAGCTAAAGATGAATGTATAGTCTAGCCTTAGCTTCTCACTGCTACTTAGAAAACAGCTAATATTGACTATAAAATCTAGCCCTGGCCCTCTCAATACTTTTAGAGGTATGTGGTGCCACTTCGGGGTTAAAATAAGTTTTAAGTATTTCTTTTCCTGTCTAGATTTGCATCATTGGTTGCTGTCTATATCATTGGGGGTTTCTTATACCAGCGACTGGTAGTGGGGGCCAAGGGAATGGAGCAGTTTCCTCATCTGGCCTTCTGGCAGGATCTTGGCAACCTAGTAGCTGTAAGTAGCAAAGTTAATTTGGGCTAAGCCTTGGATTTTGGGTGTTCTCTGGGGAGGGGGCTTTGGGGAGAACGTCAGTTTGAAACCATATCATCTGTTTCACTCTGAAATAGATAATCAAGATtatctttcctttgctttttgcTTCCAGGATGGTTGTGACTTTGTGTGCCGATCCAAACCCCGCAATGTGCCTGCAGCATATCGTGGAGTGGGAGATGACCAGCTGGGTGAAGAGTCGGAAGAAAGGGATGATCATCTGCTACCAATGTGATTGCACTTTAATGTCTAGCCACCTCTTCAGTCCCCAAACCAAAGCATACTCAGCCAGACTTCTCAAGCCGGTCTCCCATCTCTCACCTTGCCCTTAATATTCTTGCTTTCCAGTTGGCTTTTGATTTGACCCTAACCTGCCTCTCTTTGCTCCTTCCTATTGTTTCTCCTCTGCACAAGTAGAGTGGAAGGCAGACAGACATAGGGCCTGTGGGGCAGACTCCTGCACCCCAGGAAGAGCAAGGACAGCTAAATAGGCAGAAAGCCATGAGCCCTGGCTGTAAACATTTTTATAAGTTGAAACACTGGATACTCTAATTAAAAAGCAAAGATTACTTGTACCTTTGGTTGCCTCAAGTTGTTCTGCAGTGCTTACCTGGCTGTAACCCAAATACTCCCATTTGCTTTGAGCCTGGAATCAGTCACCTGATTGTCCCTTGTGTGGGATTaggacagggaaaaaaaatgtgaaattccCCAACTACAGAATTCTAAGGTACCATCACGTTGTGTATAGGTCTTTAAGTGGCTTGATAGTTTGAATTGGACCCTGGGCCATGGTTTATAAATCCATAGGTAACCCAAATGCCTAATCAAGTAGTCCTTTTCTAAAGTAAACAGACCCTGTGTGTTGCCTTGTGGTAGTTAGTCTCAGTGGCCAGCCTTTTCTTCCTCATCTCCCTCTACTGGTACTTGTAAATCTGAGTTGCACTTTTCTCACAGATCTGTAGTTTGGCTTTTTATACTTTCCCCAATCATAAAGGAAGGGAATGGAAGCGGAAGTGGACATGGAGGCTCTGCAGGTCTCTGCTTTGGGTGGGGACACTGCTGCACCTGTCTCTCCTGCTGGCTCAGGGAAGTGTCTGACCCACTTATCTATGGGAAAAGGATTttagttctctctttctgtttagGCCATCTGCCCAGATGCAAGCTGATCTCGCTATAATAGTGAACGCCTAGGCCACTAAGTAACAACACAGTTAATCTGAACACAGGAGATGTGGGAAAGGCAGGGCCATTCGTTACTttagagaaaaatgaatgaagtCATTCCTACTTCTCAATACCCTTGCAATGGCAGtggaaattttgtttctttctatacaagaaaaataatgttatttttaaaaaaggcttcTTTGTTGTTTGCATCCTAACCCGTGTTTTCAATGAAAAATAATATACCACTTTTGTACAAAAacacaataattaaaaaacaaaaaacacgcTGGCTTTGTCGTTTGTGCTAAGGAGACACAGCAGAATGCAGTAAGACAATGGAGGCCAACTTTCATCCTtttactgaggaaaaaaaatatttaatattttgtataAGGAATAGTGCCCAAGGTACAGTCCTGACCTCAGCCCCACACGCTCCTGTTTTGTGAAGCTATAGGACAGAGCAGCGTTGGAATGGGAAAGAGGGTTGAAGGTGGGAACAGTTGGGAGCTGGGGTGCAGAAAGAATGGCAACAGCCACATGTGTCACTCAAACACTTCGTCCCTGCAGCAAAACCGATACCAACCAAGTGTCTATGATGGCTGGTGACCCTGCCATGAATGCAGAAGAAATATTCAGTATTAAGggagaaaatgaaacagaaaactgAGCTACAGCCACAG
This window harbors:
- the M6pr gene encoding cation-dependent mannose-6-phosphate receptor precursor, with the translated sequence MFPFSGCWRTELLLLLLLAVAVRESWQIEEKSCDLVGEKDKESKNEVALLERLRPLFNKSFESTVGQGSDTYSYIFRVCREASNHSSGAGLVQINKSNDKETVVGRINETHIFNGSNWIMLIYKGGDEYDNHCGKEQRRAVVMISCNRHTLAANFNPVSEERGKVQDCFYLFEMDSSLACSPEVSHLSVGSILLVIFASLVAVYIIGGFLYQRLVVGAKGMEQFPHLAFWQDLGNLVADGCDFVCRSKPRNVPAAYRGVGDDQLGEESEERDDHLLPM